From Rhododendron vialii isolate Sample 1 chromosome 10a, ASM3025357v1, the proteins below share one genomic window:
- the LOC131302333 gene encoding mediator of RNA polymerase II transcription subunit 22a-like has protein sequence MNKGGGGSGSGGGGPTAAAAAAAAQKQKTLLQRVDNDIGNIVDNFSFLVNVARVNDPPVRNSQEAFMMEMRAARMVQAADSLLKLVSELKQTAIFSGFASLNDHVEQRIDEFNQQAEKTDRLLAKIGEEAAASLKELESHYYSSALRTSQLHQP, from the exons ATGAATAAAggaggtggtggaagtggtagtggaggtggtgggCCAACTGCTGCGGCGGCAGCTGCTGCAGCTCAAAAGCAGAAGACATTGTTGCAAAGAGTCGATAATGACATTGGAAATATTGTTGACAATTTCAGTTTCCTTGTTAACGTTGCGCGG GTCAACGATCCACCAGTTAGAAATTCACAAGAAGCTTTCATGATGGAGATGCGTGCAGCCAGAATG GTACAGGCAGCTGACTCGCTTCTGAAGTTGGTGTCCGAGTTGAAGCAAACCGCAATCTTCTCTGGTTTTGCTTCACTCAATGACCATGTAGAACAAAGAATAGACGAGTTTAACCAACAGGCAGAGAAAACAGATCGCTTGTTGGCTAAAATTGGAGAGGAAGCAGCTGCTAGTCTCAAGGAGCTCGAGTCACATTACTATTCGTCTGCCTTGAGGACAAGCCAACTTCATCAGCCATGA
- the LOC131302332 gene encoding pentatricopeptide repeat-containing protein At3g49740 translates to MLTAITENASETLIKLNSRLSTLTGSHHYTDTLHLFLQLHSSHRLRPDHYSLSTTLTACARLRHATAGCQLHAHSLKTGLQSYPHVANTLLSLYAKSKDLTSVKRVFDNLENPDVYSWTTLMSACTKLGQVGYACEVFEKMPHRSVAVWNAIVTGCTENGYSNVALDMFRRMHLLGVRHDNYTFASVLSLCSLELVDFGRQVHSMVIKTGFLGRASVINAQLTMYFGCGNVNDAYQVFEEAEGLRDEITYNAMIGGLVSVGRDKDALIMFVEMQNVRLRPTELTFVSVISSCSCARVGHQIHAQAIMMGFEMCTSVSNAAVTMYSSCGDLNAARTVFERLEGKDIVSWNAMITSYAQGNLGGAATLAYIKMQRDGTQPDEFTIGSLLASSESIEIVEMIQSLVIRNGLIFKIEVSNAFISAFSKHGYMKQAYEVFSDMSPRNLISWNTVIYGFQLNGFAVKGLEQFSLLLSRLRPNVYTLSIVLSICASVSSLRHGKQVHGYIIKQGLFSEALLANALISMYAKSGVLDLCLRVFNSMSIINKDIVSWNSLISAYAQHGEGKRAVHCFEAMLDSGGVQPDQATFTSVLSACSHSGLVDDGTRIFNSMVRNDGFQPGVDHFSCMVDLLGRAGYLDEAERLLNGKHIELDSNTWWTLFSSCAAHGNLRLGRTVAGFLLQKEQNNPAVYVQLSNIYANAGQWEEAASLREMMKSHGVIKQPGYSWVTS, encoded by the coding sequence ATGTTAACTGCCATAACTGAAAACGCCAGCGAAACCCTCATCAAACTCAACTCCCGTCTCTCAACTCTAACTGGCTCCCACCACTACACAGACACCCTCCACCTCTTCCTCCAACTCCACTCCTCCCACCGCCTCCGCCCCGACCACTACTCCCTTTCCACCACCCTTACTGCCTGCGCCCGCCTCCGCCACGCCACCGCCGGCTGCCAGCTTCACGCGCACTCCCTCAAAACAGGGCTCCAATCCTACCCTCATGTCGCCAATACCCTCCTTTCTCTCTACGCGAAATCAAAAGACTTGACTTCGGTGAAGCGGGTTTTCGATAATTTAGAAAACCCAGATGTTTATTCGTGGACTACGTTGATGTCGGCGTGTACCAAGCTTGGGCAAGTTGGGTATGCTTGTGAGGTGTTTGAAAAAATGCCTCATAGGAGTGTTGCGGTTTGGAATGCGATAGTCACTGGTTGTACTGAAAATGGGTATTCGAATGTTGCTTTGGATATGTTCCGGAGAATGCACTTGTTGGGTGTTAGGCATGATAATTACACCTTTGCTAGTGTGTTGAGCTTGTGCTCGTTGGAGTTGGTTGATTTTGGGAGGCAGGTGCATTCAATGGTGATTAAAACTGGGTTTTTGGGCAGGGCTTCTGTGATTAATGCACAACTGACAATGTATTTTGGTTGTGGAAATGTTAATGATGCTTATCAGGTATTTGAAGAGGCAGAAGGCCTACGTGATGAGATTACTTATAATGCAATGATAGGTGGTTTAGTAAGTGTGGGGAGAGACAAAGATGCGTTGATTATGTTCGTAGAGATGCAAAATGTTCGTCTTAGACCTACTGAGCTGACTTTTGTGAGTGTAATAAGTAGTTGTTCATGTGCAAGAGTTGGCCATCAAATACATGCCCAAGCTATTATGATGGGTTTCGAGATGTGTACATCTGTGAGTAATGCCGCTGTGACCATGTATTCTAGCTGTGGGGATCTAAATGCAGCTCGCACGGTTTTTGAGAGATTGGAAGGAAAGGATATTGTCTCTTGGAATGCCATGATTACAAGCTATGCTCAAGGGAATTTGGGGGGAGCAGCAACTTTGGCCTACATTAAAATGCAGAGGGACGGAACTCAACCAGATGAGTTTACTATTGGAAGTCTGCTAGCAAGCTCGGAGTCTATAGAGATTGTTGAAATGATTCAATCCCTAGTGATTAGAAATGGGCTCATCTTTAAAATCGAAGTATCAAACGCTTTTATTTCTGCGTTTTCTAAGCATGGTTACATGAAGCAGGCCTACGAAGTATTCAGTGACATGTCTCCAAGAAATTTAATTTCCTGGAATACAGTTATTTATGGGTTTCAATTAAATGGGTTTGCAGTGAAGGGCCTTGAGCAATTTTCCCTGCTGTTGTCAAGATTGAGGCCAAATGTTTATACTCTAAGCATTGTTTTGAGCATATGTGCTAGCGTTTCATCTTTGAGACATGGGAAACAGGTTCATGGTTACATTATCAAACAAGGTCTTTTTTCAGAGGCATTGTTAGCGAATGCACTCATCTCAATGTATGCAAAGAGTGGGGTTTTGGATTTGTGTTTGAGAGTTTTCAACTCAATGTCAATTATCAACAAAGACATAGTATCTTGGAATTCTTTGATATCTGCTTATGCGCAACATGGGGAAGGAAAGAGAGCTGTGCATTGCTTTGAGGCAATGCTAGATTCAGGTGGGGTCCAACCAGATCAGGCTACCTTCACATCAGTCCTTTCAGCTTGCAGCCACTCGGGTTTAGTTGATGATGGAACTCGGATTTTCAACTCTATGGTGAGGAACGATGGTTTTCAGCCTGGAGTAGATCACTTTTCTTGCATGGTTGACCTATTAGGTCGAGCTGGATACCTTGATGAGGCAGAAAGGCTATTAAATGGCAAGCACATTGAATTAGATTCTAACACGTGGTGGACATTATTCAGTTCTTGTGCAGCTCATGGTAATCTGAGATTAGGAAGAACAGTTGCTGGATTTCTTCTTCAAAAGGAACAGAATAATCCGGCGGTTTATGTTCAACTGTCAAATATTTATGCAAATGCAGGACAATGGGAAGAAGCAGCTAGCCTGAGGGAAATGATGAAGAGCCATGGGGTAATAAAGCAGCCTGGATACAGTTGGGTTACATCATAA